The Vicia villosa cultivar HV-30 ecotype Madison, WI linkage group LG1, Vvil1.0, whole genome shotgun sequence genome includes a region encoding these proteins:
- the LOC131614339 gene encoding putative RING-H2 finger protein ATL71 — MNIHDAEFRKMGYFILFLVCLIIVTLIVTIASYLCTLPTFSPLPPQLARETNHTTITVVVDQPADQNTANVCRSYDQISTLPRLSEVKMCNSNNINSVSSCCCSICLMDYREADLLRMLPGCGHFFHVACVDPWLRMNLTCPVCRKTYRSV, encoded by the coding sequence ATGAACATTCATGATGCAGAGTTTAGAAAAATgggttatttcattttatttcttgtaTGCTTGATAATTGTAACCCTTATAGTTACAATTGCCTCTTATCTATGCACTCTACCAACTTTTTCACCTCTACCTCCACAGCTTGCACGTGAAACAAACCACACCACAATAACTGTAGTAGTGGATCAACCAGCTGACCAAAATACTGCAAATGTGTGTAGAAGCTATGATCAAATTAGTACCCTTCCACGTTTATCTGAAGTTAAGATGTGTAACAGCAATAATATTAATTCTGTTAGTAGTTGTTGCTGTTCCATATGTTTGATGGATTATAGAGAAGCTGATTTGTTGAGAATGCTTCCTGGTTGTGGACATTTCTTTCATGTGGCTTGTGTTGATCCTTGGTTGAGAATGAATTTGACTTGTCCGGTTTGTAGGAAGACATATCGTTCTGTATAA